A portion of the Acidisarcina polymorpha genome contains these proteins:
- a CDS encoding multicopper oxidase domain-containing protein, with the protein MNRKTLHPSAGGRTRLRFGALYAVLTYLFILNAETLPANAQRAYPGRGAISAQDIAQYRAQHSARMAASADADQVCARSATGAVVPAPSELKSQNGVLEVTFKFLTATDAQGLVRYCYVTDTGLQSPTLRVNPGDTLIIHFQNDLPAAAASSAKDNMAGMNMTLAADASSANAACNGVMSASASNIHFHGMNVPPVCGQDEVVHTLVAPGQSFDYKVQIPANEPPGLYWYHPHPHGISEGQVQGGATGALIVEGLQSVDPALAGLTERTFVLRDQLLTASEANDANIPAWDVSINYVPVTYPAYTPAVIATNPGQQELWRVANTAADTIMKLEYLVNGTAQTMQVVAIDGYPIAAGSSGQASVGETSILLPPGSRAEFVVTTPNIGDQAQLVTQYWNTGPDGDFDPTRTLATIVSQNGAEPASAAATKSSAQTSPLKITPRKVKRFAALAQATPVAQRNLYFSEVLQNPTDPNSPTTFFITEQGQAPAAFTMDQAPNIVVHAGTVEDWVIENHATEDHIFHIHQIHFQVLEANGVAINDPAVRDTVDLPYWTGTGPYPSVKLRMDFRDTNIIGTFVYHCHILQHEDSGMMAEIQVLPAGSASLTTAAASATSLTPNGNITLTANVVDAATGNPTPTGLVQFQLNGVNVGAPTALAAGQATLTTTLNGDAGAGNLTAFYQGDSTYTESQSAAIPITLSAFALSSSGTTATVGSAAIATVAVNVANNYTSPIALTCAMPSTLTESACFVNPTSATGTGKVSLTVNTTPSHPLSSRNSAPGWFAASGGLSLAGLLFLFLPRRRWRGIALLGIAFLAATFSVLGCGGAAKIDPGTAKGSYTVVVTGTAGSGAAQYQTGVDVPINIQ; encoded by the coding sequence ATGAATCGTAAGACCCTGCACCCATCGGCAGGCGGTCGTACCCGTCTGCGTTTCGGAGCGCTCTACGCAGTTCTGACCTACTTGTTCATCCTGAATGCGGAAACTCTCCCGGCCAACGCTCAACGCGCCTATCCAGGCCGTGGTGCGATCTCCGCCCAAGATATCGCCCAGTACCGGGCCCAGCACTCGGCCAGAATGGCCGCGTCTGCCGATGCCGATCAGGTCTGCGCTCGCTCCGCAACTGGGGCCGTCGTTCCGGCGCCCTCTGAGTTGAAGAGTCAGAACGGAGTTCTTGAAGTCACCTTCAAGTTCCTCACCGCCACCGACGCTCAGGGACTGGTCCGCTACTGCTATGTGACCGACACCGGCCTCCAGTCGCCGACTCTTCGCGTCAATCCTGGCGATACGCTCATCATCCATTTCCAGAACGATCTGCCCGCCGCCGCTGCCTCCAGTGCGAAGGACAACATGGCCGGCATGAACATGACGCTCGCCGCCGATGCTTCCAGCGCCAACGCGGCCTGCAACGGCGTCATGTCTGCCTCCGCCAGTAACATCCACTTCCACGGAATGAACGTTCCCCCGGTCTGCGGGCAGGATGAAGTCGTGCATACCCTGGTTGCGCCCGGACAAAGCTTCGACTACAAAGTACAAATTCCCGCCAACGAACCGCCCGGCCTCTACTGGTATCATCCCCACCCGCATGGGATTTCTGAAGGCCAGGTGCAAGGCGGCGCCACGGGCGCCTTGATCGTCGAAGGCCTGCAAAGTGTCGATCCCGCCTTGGCCGGCCTGACCGAACGCACCTTCGTTCTCCGCGACCAGCTGCTAACCGCCTCTGAAGCCAACGACGCCAACATCCCTGCATGGGACGTCTCGATCAACTACGTGCCTGTAACCTATCCCGCTTATACTCCCGCGGTGATTGCGACCAATCCTGGCCAGCAGGAGTTGTGGCGCGTCGCCAACACCGCCGCCGACACCATCATGAAGCTCGAATACCTCGTCAATGGGACCGCTCAGACCATGCAGGTGGTGGCCATCGATGGCTACCCCATCGCCGCCGGCAGCAGCGGTCAAGCCTCCGTGGGCGAAACGAGCATCTTGCTGCCGCCCGGCTCGCGCGCCGAGTTCGTTGTCACCACCCCCAACATCGGAGATCAGGCCCAGCTCGTCACCCAATATTGGAATACCGGTCCGGATGGCGATTTCGATCCGACTCGAACGCTGGCCACCATCGTCAGTCAAAACGGCGCCGAGCCAGCTTCAGCGGCAGCAACCAAGTCGTCAGCCCAGACCAGCCCTCTCAAGATCACGCCACGGAAAGTGAAGCGCTTCGCCGCCCTCGCCCAAGCGACGCCCGTAGCGCAGCGCAACCTCTACTTCTCTGAAGTCCTTCAAAATCCTACCGACCCCAACAGCCCCACGACCTTCTTCATCACCGAACAAGGGCAAGCCCCCGCCGCCTTCACCATGGACCAGGCCCCCAACATTGTCGTCCATGCCGGTACCGTCGAAGACTGGGTCATCGAGAACCACGCCACCGAAGACCACATCTTCCACATCCACCAGATTCACTTCCAGGTCCTCGAAGCCAATGGCGTCGCCATCAACGACCCCGCCGTCCGCGATACCGTCGACCTGCCTTATTGGACCGGCACCGGCCCCTATCCCAGCGTGAAGCTCCGCATGGACTTCCGCGACACCAACATCATCGGCACCTTCGTCTATCACTGCCATATCCTGCAGCACGAAGATTCCGGCATGATGGCCGAAATTCAAGTGCTCCCCGCTGGCTCGGCTTCGCTGACCACGGCTGCCGCCTCCGCCACCAGCCTGACTCCTAACGGGAACATCACCCTTACCGCCAATGTCGTCGACGCCGCCACCGGCAACCCCACCCCAACCGGGCTGGTGCAATTTCAATTGAATGGCGTCAACGTCGGCGCTCCCACCGCGCTCGCCGCTGGACAAGCCACCTTGACCACCACCCTTAATGGAGACGCAGGCGCCGGAAACCTCACGGCCTTCTACCAAGGGGATTCGACCTACACTGAATCTCAATCCGCCGCCATTCCCATCACCTTGTCCGCCTTCGCTCTATCTTCTTCCGGAACCACCGCCACAGTCGGCTCCGCGGCCATCGCTACCGTCGCCGTCAATGTCGCCAACAACTACACCAGTCCGATTGCTTTGACCTGCGCCATGCCCAGCACCCTCACCGAATCCGCCTGCTTCGTGAACCCAACTTCGGCTACCGGCACCGGTAAGGTCTCGCTCACCGTCAACACTACCCCGTCCCATCCGCTCAGCAGCCGCAACTCCGCTCCCGGCTGGTTCGCCGCCAGTGGAGGCCTCAGCCTCGCCGGCCTGCTCTTCTTGTTTCTGCCGAGACGCCGTTGGCGCGGTATCGCCCTGCTTGGTATTGCTTTTCTCGCCGCTACCTTCAGTGTCCTCGGCTGCGGAGGCGCAGCCAAGATCGATCCC
- a CDS encoding efflux transporter outer membrane subunit produces MQKHAIESRALPLLQSVRAATPPALALLSATVLSLLSGCLPGPKYHQPAALATPPPPAYKEAAPPPPSPAAVATGAAPPPAADLKEWSPASPQDAMLRGKWWEIYNDPELNALEEQLNIDNQNIKLFFQNLMVARALVREARSEYYPTVTASPSWSRSRSSSNLGNSSASFNSGQQANLISLPLGVSWEPDLFGRIRNTVHEEQYAAQVSAADLENERLSEQSSLAQFFFEIRGQDALQKVLNDTVEADKKALALTQALYETGVDNQISVVEAQSTLQSAQAAATNVGLLRAQYEHAIATLIGQSASNFSIPVKPMTTAPPPIPIGIPSQLLERRPDIAGAERSMASANAAIGVAYSAFFPTVTLGASGGFESATWKHLFDIPSRVWSIGPSISQPIFNAGLTAGLSQFVSTYNADVATYRQTVLSAFQQVEDFLVAVKVYSRQIQQQQEAVASAQKALDLELGRYQTGIDPYIDVVTLQTTLLGDQQALTTLQVEQMASSVTLIQALGGGWDRTQLATPQQVTQRPPKADAAMVH; encoded by the coding sequence ATGCAGAAACACGCCATTGAATCTCGCGCCCTACCTCTTCTCCAATCGGTCCGCGCAGCCACGCCTCCCGCTCTGGCGCTGCTCTCTGCGACAGTTCTGTCGTTGCTCTCCGGATGCCTGCCGGGTCCGAAGTACCACCAGCCCGCCGCCCTCGCCACCCCGCCGCCGCCAGCCTACAAAGAGGCCGCTCCCCCACCTCCGTCACCCGCTGCTGTCGCCACTGGCGCCGCCCCTCCTCCCGCTGCGGACCTGAAAGAGTGGAGCCCCGCCAGTCCTCAAGACGCCATGCTTCGTGGCAAATGGTGGGAGATTTATAACGACCCTGAATTGAACGCCCTTGAAGAGCAGCTCAATATAGACAACCAGAACATCAAGCTGTTCTTCCAGAACTTGATGGTCGCCCGCGCCCTGGTGCGCGAGGCTCGCTCGGAGTACTACCCGACCGTCACGGCCAGCCCGTCCTGGAGCCGTTCGCGCTCCTCTTCCAACCTCGGCAACTCATCCGCCTCCTTCAACAGCGGTCAGCAAGCGAACCTCATCTCCTTGCCGCTTGGCGTCTCCTGGGAACCGGACCTCTTTGGACGCATCCGCAACACCGTTCATGAAGAGCAGTACGCCGCCCAGGTCAGCGCCGCCGACCTGGAAAACGAGCGTCTCTCCGAACAATCCAGTCTTGCTCAGTTCTTCTTTGAGATTCGCGGGCAAGATGCTCTACAAAAAGTGCTTAACGATACCGTCGAAGCCGACAAGAAGGCGCTGGCTTTGACCCAGGCTCTATACGAGACCGGAGTCGATAACCAGATCTCCGTTGTCGAGGCCCAATCGACGTTACAAAGTGCGCAAGCCGCCGCCACTAATGTCGGCCTGCTCCGCGCGCAGTATGAACATGCCATTGCCACTCTGATCGGCCAATCCGCGTCGAATTTCTCGATCCCGGTCAAGCCGATGACGACCGCTCCGCCACCCATCCCGATCGGGATTCCGTCGCAGTTGCTCGAGCGCCGTCCAGACATAGCCGGCGCAGAACGCAGCATGGCCTCAGCGAACGCGGCGATCGGAGTCGCCTATTCGGCATTCTTCCCCACCGTCACCCTCGGCGCTAGCGGCGGCTTCGAAAGCGCTACCTGGAAGCACCTCTTCGACATCCCCAGCCGCGTCTGGTCGATCGGACCCTCGATCTCTCAGCCTATCTTCAATGCCGGACTGACCGCCGGCCTCAGCCAGTTCGTCTCCACTTATAACGCTGATGTCGCGACCTACAGGCAGACCGTGCTCTCTGCCTTCCAGCAAGTCGAGGACTTCCTCGTCGCCGTCAAGGTCTACTCGCGTCAAATCCAACAGCAGCAGGAAGCGGTCGCCTCTGCGCAGAAGGCCCTCGACCTGGAGCTGGGACGCTATCAAACCGGCATCGACCCCTACATTGACGTGGTGACTCTGCAGACAACTTTGCTGGGCGATCAGCAGGCGCTCACCACGTTGCAGGTAGAGCAGATGGCCTCGTCCGTCACGCTCATCCAGGCCCTCGGCGGAGGCTGGGACCGCACCCAGTTAGCCACCCCCCAGCAAGTCACCCAAAGACCACCTAAAGCTGACGCAGCAATGGTCCACTAA